One window from the genome of Candidatus Chlorohelix allophototropha encodes:
- a CDS encoding TlpA family protein disulfide reductase, with protein sequence MANTVEKDKKEQATTTVRPRSSRPDSTGARLARFALGSIFGLAFLLGCYIMLATALRGPDTITMDGVTQKAGLIPNQKLPTEELKENDIAPDFALSQLGGNPVQLSKFRGKVVFVNFWASWCIPCQDEMKDINDFYKLHKNDSSVAVLTVNQKEDDSTIKSFFKDNGGVTVPVLLDKNSEVAGGYFVTKFPESYFLDKNGKIVAIKRGQLSAAEIKDFYQKALASGI encoded by the coding sequence ATGGCAAATACCGTAGAAAAAGATAAAAAAGAACAGGCAACCACCACCGTTAGACCACGCTCATCCCGTCCTGATTCTACCGGTGCAAGGTTGGCACGTTTTGCATTGGGTTCTATTTTTGGTCTTGCCTTTTTGCTTGGTTGCTATATTATGCTTGCTACCGCACTACGTGGACCCGATACCATTACAATGGATGGCGTAACTCAAAAAGCAGGCTTGATTCCTAACCAGAAATTGCCCACCGAAGAACTGAAAGAAAACGATATCGCACCCGACTTTGCACTCTCACAATTGGGTGGTAACCCGGTACAGCTAAGCAAATTTCGAGGCAAGGTTGTTTTCGTGAATTTTTGGGCTTCTTGGTGTATTCCTTGTCAAGATGAAATGAAGGATATTAACGATTTTTACAAACTACATAAAAATGATAGCTCGGTAGCCGTTTTAACCGTAAACCAGAAGGAAGACGATAGCACTATCAAATCGTTCTTTAAGGACAATGGTGGTGTCACTGTTCCCGTGTTACTCGATAAGAATAGTGAGGTAGCTGGCGGTTATTTCGTGACAAAATTCCCAGAGTCATACTTTCTTGATAAGAACGGTAAAATTGTAGCGATTAAGCGCGGACAGCTAAGCGCCGCCGAGATAAAAGACTTTTACCAAAAAGCGTTAGCCAGTGGTATTTAA
- a CDS encoding DUF2085 domain-containing protein, with protein MPASQFQNRQNNIKPDPEKLAYIQDDIPEWRQHLSENTINGFTGFLRFMSQRWLTVLNTFNIGMVGLALAVPLAEQQGWRWLSVPVNGLCNLLCVQEPSHSFFIEGHQMGLCQRCLAIYALLGLTGLLFHIIRNRLQPLKLWQYGIFSLPMLIDAFTQLFGWRQSAWELRLLTGGLFAIGTVWYIYPQIEIGMRRMKARFNARLLETRA; from the coding sequence ATGCCCGCATCGCAATTTCAAAACAGGCAAAATAATATCAAGCCCGATCCTGAAAAACTGGCTTATATTCAGGATGATATACCGGAGTGGCGGCAACATCTTTCCGAGAACACTATTAACGGTTTTACAGGGTTTCTGCGCTTTATGTCGCAGCGCTGGCTAACTGTGCTTAACACTTTTAATATTGGGATGGTCGGTTTAGCTTTGGCAGTACCGCTTGCTGAGCAGCAGGGTTGGCGTTGGTTGAGCGTTCCGGTTAATGGACTATGCAACCTGTTATGTGTACAAGAACCATCCCACTCTTTCTTCATTGAAGGGCATCAAATGGGCTTATGCCAGCGGTGTTTGGCAATCTATGCCTTGTTGGGGTTGACCGGGCTACTATTCCATATCATCAGAAACCGTTTGCAGCCACTTAAGCTGTGGCAATATGGCATTTTTTCCCTACCAATGCTGATAGATGCTTTTACCCAGTTATTTGGCTGGCGGCAAAGCGCATGGGAATTGCGTTTGCTAACCGGAGGTCTATTCGCTATCGGCACTGTTTGGTATATTTATCCTCAGATTGAAATTGGTATGCGCCGCATGAAAGCGCGTTTCAATGCTAGGCTGTTGGAAACGAGGGCTTAA
- a CDS encoding glycosyltransferase family 4 protein — protein sequence MRYLHVLPRYYPFIGGSEVYIQQIVERLVEREPSAEVSIYTTDAWDLEHFWSSGKRTIGRPSHEVINGVEVERFKVRRVPIISPLFFPVWRRLLTMLSASPIPSGVAVPLLQQACRMTPLIPSLGHALRQANYDLVHAVNAPFDSIIYDSWQNVKRTGAAFVFTPHVHLGEPKNPQVRKYYTMRHQMHWMNQADAVITMTFLERDYVVSLGVPGEKVHIVGPGIEPTTIMGGNGQAFRQKHSIETPIVFYQGTAAFDKGTVHLVQAMQLLWKEKKTEATLVIAGPVMSHFQKFYDELSTEDKARTKVLGFISPEEKRDLFAAGDVFAMPSRTDSFGIVYLEAWLNGKPVVGAAAGGVPGLVSHQQDGLLEEFGDIPAIANSILTLLEDSSLAAKLAAAGRKKTLEHYTADIVYSKVKAIYDHALEAK from the coding sequence TTGCGTTATCTGCACGTACTTCCACGTTACTACCCCTTTATTGGCGGCTCAGAAGTTTATATCCAGCAAATAGTTGAGCGTCTGGTTGAGCGCGAACCCAGCGCGGAGGTTTCTATATATACTACCGATGCCTGGGATCTTGAACACTTCTGGAGCAGCGGTAAGCGTACCATCGGGCGACCTTCCCACGAAGTAATTAATGGTGTGGAAGTTGAACGCTTCAAAGTACGAAGAGTACCGATTATATCCCCTCTATTCTTTCCGGTTTGGCGTAGGTTGCTTACAATGTTGAGCGCGTCGCCGATACCTTCCGGTGTTGCCGTTCCATTGCTGCAACAAGCCTGCCGAATGACCCCGCTGATACCATCGCTAGGTCACGCTCTCCGGCAAGCTAATTATGACCTTGTGCATGCCGTGAACGCGCCCTTCGACAGTATAATTTACGATTCATGGCAAAATGTGAAGCGTACCGGAGCGGCTTTTGTGTTTACGCCGCATGTACATTTAGGAGAACCAAAAAACCCGCAGGTACGCAAATATTACACTATGCGCCACCAAATGCACTGGATGAACCAAGCTGATGCGGTAATTACCATGACTTTTCTTGAACGTGATTATGTGGTCAGTCTTGGCGTGCCGGGCGAAAAGGTGCATATTGTTGGACCGGGAATAGAACCGACCACCATAATGGGCGGTAATGGTCAGGCATTTCGGCAAAAACATAGTATTGAAACGCCCATTGTTTTTTATCAGGGTACTGCTGCCTTTGACAAGGGAACGGTGCATCTGGTACAGGCAATGCAATTGCTCTGGAAAGAAAAGAAAACTGAAGCCACGCTGGTTATTGCGGGACCGGTGATGAGCCATTTCCAAAAGTTTTATGATGAATTATCCACTGAAGATAAAGCGCGCACCAAAGTATTGGGCTTTATATCCCCGGAAGAAAAGCGTGATTTGTTCGCAGCGGGTGATGTTTTTGCTATGCCAAGCCGCACCGATAGCTTTGGAATTGTTTATTTGGAAGCATGGCTAAACGGTAAGCCGGTGGTGGGAGCGGCTGCGGGTGGCGTTCCCGGTCTGGTAAGCCATCAGCAAGATGGGTTGCTGGAGGAATTTGGAGACATCCCGGCAATCGCCAACAGCATTTTAACCTTATTGGAAGATTCAAGCTTAGCCGCAAAGTTGGCGGCGGCAGGACGAAAGAAAACGCTAGAGCATTACACCGCCGATATAGTTTACAGCAAGGTAAAAGCAATTTACGACCACGCACTTGAGGCTAAATGA
- a CDS encoding efflux RND transporter periplasmic adaptor subunit yields MRRYLIPALVIVVLLSLIGVVVYFTVAQPKGTSTTIYTVRSGTITASVRATGRVESSRSQQLSFRSQEVIRKIYVKPGDIVPIGTLLAELDTTNLERSLARAEGDRDIARFNLSAAQERANNSPSPTPNSTPEPQSYSGGYAAARQAELADLQVATARQALESARLYAPFDGTVLTVNAQEGESVSGALIQFSDLKALQIRADIDELDVPNVEIGQPVMISLDAFPGKAFEGRVSNIAPISTQRQGSSSYSSIISFNQKPDIKIRIGMASTVTITSLSKNDVLLVPSRSLESIGLQKYVNLIKPDGSTEKVAVEIGVTNGTETEIVKGISAGDKISVSVQKVGG; encoded by the coding sequence ATGAGGCGTTATCTGATTCCGGCTTTGGTAATAGTGGTTTTACTAAGCCTGATCGGGGTAGTAGTATATTTTACCGTTGCTCAACCAAAAGGTACTTCAACCACAATTTATACAGTTCGAAGCGGTACAATTACTGCCAGCGTTCGCGCTACCGGGCGAGTAGAATCCTCCCGTTCGCAACAACTTTCTTTTCGTAGCCAAGAAGTAATCCGTAAAATTTATGTGAAGCCCGGTGACATTGTTCCTATCGGTACGTTACTGGCAGAACTAGATACCACAAATCTGGAAAGAAGCTTGGCACGCGCCGAAGGAGATCGAGATATAGCGCGTTTCAACCTCAGTGCAGCCCAAGAACGTGCTAACAATTCGCCAAGCCCAACTCCCAATTCTACTCCCGAACCCCAATCTTATTCAGGTGGTTATGCCGCTGCTCGGCAAGCAGAATTGGCAGACCTTCAAGTTGCAACAGCCCGGCAGGCTTTGGAATCGGCGCGTCTCTATGCCCCTTTTGACGGCACTGTATTAACGGTCAACGCGCAAGAGGGGGAATCAGTAAGTGGCGCGCTCATTCAGTTTTCCGATTTGAAAGCCTTGCAGATACGCGCTGATATAGACGAACTAGACGTTCCCAATGTAGAAATCGGACAGCCTGTAATGATAAGTCTGGATGCTTTTCCCGGTAAAGCCTTTGAAGGTAGAGTTTCAAACATTGCGCCTATTTCCACACAGCGACAGGGTTCTTCTAGTTATTCTTCAATAATTTCTTTCAATCAAAAGCCTGATATTAAAATCCGGATTGGTATGGCATCCACCGTTACTATCACAAGCCTTAGCAAGAATGACGTTTTGCTGGTTCCTTCGCGAAGCCTAGAGTCAATTGGTCTCCAAAAGTATGTAAATTTAATCAAGCCTGATGGAAGCACTGAGAAAGTAGCAGTAGAAATTGGAGTAACTAATGGGACGGAAACTGAGATTGTGAAAGGTATCAGTGCAGGAGACAAAATAAGCGTATCAGTTCAAAAAGTGGGGGGCTAG
- a CDS encoding ATP-binding protein — MKIRGKSKKLSAILAQNRLLYSSTARLRWQGLLFSFLSVAVATLILFLLNEAPYNVNMVFMFLTLVSTVWFGLMTGFLTAVLSFFCFDFFFIPPFFTLVIDALQGWTAVLLFFGTALFANQVAGRARISSFQAQHRAMEATALYELGTEVLTRIDQREMLLVVLRKVSEVLGAQHCTLYLLDEGVEGKLLESAMIELPSYRNRPHRHPDPAIAQTVFQQNRAVYYPAQHNFQPDSSGQTANNLVGETAPVAYLPLTYGSQVMGVMLTVGRDRADYPNFSIEEKRLIQVFANHVALAVEHARLIRESAQVATLRDSDQLKSSLLASVSHELRTPLTSIKTATANLGLYDEPQLGTDYRETLNIIEQETERLERLVNNLLDLSKIEAHALKPDFGWYYLPEIVQKVLERLNKSPLLKSHPVTTTFASDLPLAHVDYLQIDQALTNLIENAAKYSAPNRPITIAVELQTCAEVKLPSGQTLDSGISSTQVLLVKVLDEGRGIPPGELERIFDKFYRVRTNQNGLVMDVPGTGIGLAITRGIIEAHGGRVWAQNRLFGGSIFSFALPVEPIAEDFEEEQDYG, encoded by the coding sequence GTGAAAATTAGGGGGAAATCGAAGAAACTCTCAGCAATTTTAGCCCAGAATAGATTGTTATATTCTTCCACTGCCCGTTTACGCTGGCAAGGGCTTTTGTTTAGCTTTCTTTCGGTGGCAGTCGCTACGCTCATTCTATTTCTTTTGAATGAAGCTCCCTATAATGTGAACATGGTTTTCATGTTCCTAACCCTCGTTTCGACTGTTTGGTTTGGATTAATGACCGGCTTCCTGACTGCGGTTCTCTCGTTTTTTTGCTTTGATTTCTTTTTTATCCCTCCTTTTTTTACTCTCGTTATTGACGCTTTGCAGGGCTGGACGGCGGTATTGCTTTTTTTTGGGACGGCTCTTTTCGCCAATCAAGTAGCCGGGCGTGCCAGAATTAGCAGTTTTCAGGCACAGCACCGTGCTATGGAAGCAACTGCTCTTTATGAACTCGGAACGGAAGTTTTGACTCGGATAGATCAACGAGAAATGCTGCTGGTAGTTTTGAGGAAAGTCAGCGAAGTGTTAGGCGCGCAACACTGCACGCTCTATCTACTAGATGAGGGGGTGGAAGGTAAATTACTGGAAAGCGCTATGATTGAGTTGCCCTCTTACCGCAATAGACCTCACCGCCACCCAGACCCGGCAATCGCCCAGACGGTTTTCCAACAGAACCGCGCGGTTTATTACCCGGCTCAGCACAATTTTCAACCGGATAGTTCCGGTCAAACTGCTAACAACTTAGTGGGCGAAACCGCTCCGGTAGCCTATTTGCCGCTCACCTATGGTTCTCAGGTAATGGGAGTAATGCTGACGGTAGGGCGAGATAGGGCGGATTATCCTAACTTTAGCATCGAAGAAAAGCGGTTGATTCAGGTATTTGCCAACCATGTAGCGCTAGCAGTAGAACATGCTCGTCTGATTCGCGAGTCGGCGCAAGTCGCTACCTTGCGCGACTCAGACCAGCTTAAATCTTCATTGCTGGCTTCAGTTTCTCACGAACTACGCACCCCCCTCACCTCAATTAAAACTGCCACCGCCAATCTTGGACTGTATGACGAGCCTCAACTAGGGACAGATTATCGGGAAACCTTGAATATTATTGAACAGGAAACCGAGCGGCTAGAGCGACTGGTGAATAATCTGCTTGACCTTTCTAAGATTGAAGCGCATGCTCTTAAACCAGATTTTGGCTGGTATTACCTACCTGAAATTGTCCAAAAGGTGTTGGAACGGCTGAACAAAAGCCCTCTACTAAAGAGTCATCCGGTCACTACCACTTTTGCGTCTGATTTACCCCTAGCGCATGTAGATTACTTGCAGATTGATCAGGCGCTTACTAACCTGATTGAGAACGCTGCTAAATACTCCGCTCCCAATCGCCCAATTACCATCGCAGTAGAGTTACAAACTTGTGCTGAGGTTAAACTACCGAGTGGGCAGACTCTTGATTCGGGCATTTCCAGTACGCAAGTATTACTGGTGAAAGTGTTGGATGAAGGAAGAGGGATACCACCGGGGGAACTCGAAAGGATTTTTGACAAGTTTTACCGGGTGCGTACCAACCAAAACGGTTTGGTTATGGATGTGCCGGGCACTGGAATCGGTTTGGCTATTACCAGAGGGATTATTGAAGCGCACGGTGGTAGAGTATGGGCGCAGAATCGTCTATTTGGTGGGTCAATTTTTAGTTTTGCTTTGCCGGTTGAACCCATCGCCGAAGATTTTGAGGAAGAACAGGATTATGGCTAA
- a CDS encoding response regulator transcription factor, giving the protein MAKNQFDSIYKPKILVVDDEPAITIGLKRQLSSQGYEVRTASGGVQALEEIEQNSPDLVILDLMMPDLDGLQVTREVRRRILSNVPIIVLSARGESRQKVEALDLGADDYLTKPFGLDELLARVRVALRHRQQISNPMVSASPTIISDDYLTIDLEKHLVYKEGQEIKLTPKQYETLKFLALNPDKLITHQMLLHHVWGPEYGKETQYLHVLIGQLRQKLEPDPASPRYILTEPGLGYRFRLLARNDS; this is encoded by the coding sequence ATGGCTAAAAACCAATTTGATAGCATTTATAAACCGAAAATTCTTGTGGTTGATGATGAACCCGCCATCACTATCGGTCTAAAGCGACAACTTAGCAGTCAAGGCTATGAGGTCAGAACTGCCAGTGGTGGGGTACAAGCGTTAGAAGAGATTGAGCAGAATTCACCCGATTTGGTGATTCTAGATTTAATGATGCCCGACCTTGACGGCTTGCAAGTAACACGCGAAGTGCGCCGTCGCATCCTTAGCAATGTGCCGATAATTGTGCTTTCAGCACGAGGTGAATCTCGGCAGAAGGTTGAGGCTTTGGATTTGGGCGCAGACGATTATCTCACCAAACCCTTTGGGTTGGATGAATTGCTGGCGCGGGTGCGGGTAGCTTTGCGCCATCGCCAGCAAATTAGCAATCCAATGGTTTCAGCCTCACCCACAATTATCAGCGATGATTACCTTACCATCGATCTAGAAAAACATCTTGTGTATAAAGAAGGTCAGGAAATCAAGCTTACTCCTAAGCAATATGAAACCCTGAAATTTCTGGCTTTGAATCCTGACAAGCTGATTACTCACCAAATGTTGCTGCATCATGTATGGGGTCCTGAATACGGCAAGGAAACCCAATACCTCCACGTTTTAATCGGTCAATTGCGCCAGAAACTTGAACCAGACCCCGCTTCTCCGCGTTACATTCTGACCGAACCGGGCTTGGGTTATCGCTTTCGCCTTCTCGCTAGAAACGACAGCTAA
- a CDS encoding potassium-transporting ATPase subunit F has protein sequence MPIDMLLGLIAGILLLIYLTFALLQAEKF, from the coding sequence ATGCCAATTGATATGCTTCTAGGCTTGATTGCGGGAATCTTGCTGCTGATTTACCTGACTTTTGCGCTGCTACAGGCAGAAAAATTTTAG
- the kdpA gene encoding potassium-transporting ATPase subunit KdpA, whose product MTANGLLQIALYFLVILLITKPLGIYMFRVFSGERTFMHRVIRPLEAGIYKIARIDEKKEMNWIVYAIAMLLFSLVTMLLTYLVLRLQDVLPLNQTIDASGTKVGKMPEALAFNTAASFTTNTNWQNYVPEAGSYAASGAASAGSGVTYFTQLTQLAFHNFVSAAVGISIAVALIRGLVRRQARELGNFWVDVVRAVLYILLPLCILIALFYVWQGVPMNFNDYTVATTVEGQQQIIAQGPVASQEAIKMLGTNGGGFFNANSAHPFENPTPFTNFIQMLSIFAIGMGLLYAFGRWAGNTKQGWVLVGASMFLFGLGLFVCYVSEAQGNPIVATQGVNQSVADTNPGGNMEGKEIRFGIVDSALFTTITTDASCGAVNSFLDSYTPLGGLVPLTNIALGEIVVGGVGAGFYGKIVFVILAVFIAGLMVGRTPEYLGKKIEAREMKMVMLVVLILPLSILGFSMVASINNVAQNSIANPGPHGLTEMLYLFTSSTGNNGSAFAGITGNTDFYNITGSAAMLIGRFLMIVPILALAGAMARKRTVPASVGTFPTTGPLFAGLLIGVILIVGALTYFPAYSLGPLVEQFFMNAGKVFQLS is encoded by the coding sequence ATGACCGCGAATGGGTTGCTCCAAATTGCCCTTTACTTCTTGGTAATTCTATTGATTACCAAGCCGTTGGGGATTTATATGTTTCGGGTCTTTAGCGGGGAACGCACTTTCATGCACCGTGTTATAAGACCGCTTGAGGCGGGTATCTATAAAATAGCCCGCATTGACGAGAAAAAGGAGATGAACTGGATAGTTTATGCGATCGCTATGCTCTTGTTCAGTCTCGTTACTATGCTATTGACCTATCTGGTTTTGCGCCTTCAGGATGTTTTACCGCTCAATCAGACAATTGATGCCAGTGGCACAAAAGTTGGAAAAATGCCCGAAGCGTTGGCATTTAACACCGCTGCCAGCTTTACTACCAACACCAACTGGCAAAATTATGTGCCGGAGGCAGGTTCATATGCAGCTTCAGGGGCAGCCAGCGCGGGAAGTGGCGTTACCTATTTTACTCAGCTAACCCAATTGGCTTTCCACAACTTTGTATCAGCAGCGGTCGGTATCAGTATTGCGGTGGCGCTCATCCGAGGTTTGGTACGGAGGCAAGCCCGCGAATTGGGCAACTTCTGGGTGGACGTAGTTCGCGCAGTCCTGTATATATTGTTGCCCTTGTGTATATTAATTGCGCTCTTCTATGTGTGGCAGGGTGTGCCGATGAATTTTAACGATTATACCGTTGCTACCACAGTGGAAGGGCAACAACAAATAATCGCGCAAGGTCCGGTAGCAAGCCAAGAAGCCATCAAAATGCTTGGCACTAACGGTGGCGGTTTTTTTAACGCCAACTCCGCCCATCCTTTTGAGAACCCTACCCCCTTTACCAATTTCATCCAAATGCTTTCGATATTTGCCATCGGGATGGGCTTACTCTACGCCTTTGGACGTTGGGCAGGTAACACCAAACAAGGTTGGGTGCTGGTGGGAGCTTCCATGTTTTTGTTTGGTCTAGGCTTGTTTGTGTGTTATGTGAGCGAAGCGCAAGGCAATCCGATTGTGGCAACACAAGGCGTAAACCAATCTGTAGCCGATACTAACCCCGGCGGGAATATGGAAGGCAAGGAAATACGCTTTGGTATTGTAGACTCGGCGTTATTTACCACCATTACTACCGATGCCAGTTGCGGAGCAGTTAATAGCTTCCTCGATAGCTATACTCCGCTTGGTGGGCTTGTACCCCTGACAAATATTGCCTTGGGTGAAATAGTAGTAGGCGGTGTAGGCGCAGGTTTCTACGGGAAGATTGTCTTTGTAATACTGGCGGTCTTTATCGCCGGACTGATGGTAGGGCGTACTCCCGAATATCTTGGCAAGAAAATAGAAGCCCGTGAGATGAAAATGGTAATGCTGGTGGTGCTGATTTTACCCCTAAGTATTCTGGGCTTCAGTATGGTAGCTTCGATTAATAACGTGGCGCAAAACAGCATTGCTAATCCCGGGCCGCATGGTCTGACCGAAATGCTTTACCTGTTTACCAGTTCTACTGGGAATAACGGCAGCGCCTTCGCGGGAATAACAGGAAATACCGATTTTTACAATATTACCGGCTCTGCCGCCATGTTAATCGGTCGCTTCCTAATGATAGTACCAATCCTAGCTCTGGCAGGGGCGATGGCACGTAAGAGAACTGTTCCTGCTAGCGTGGGTACCTTCCCCACTACCGGACCATTATTCGCCGGATTGCTGATAGGTGTAATCCTGATTGTAGGGGCGTTAACCTATTTTCCGGCTTACTCGCTTGGACCGTTGGTTGAACAGTTCTTTATGAATGCCGGAAAAGTGTTCCAGCTTAGCTAG